A region of the Mauremys mutica isolate MM-2020 ecotype Southern chromosome 14, ASM2049712v1, whole genome shotgun sequence genome:
tggcttcagctGCCAGCCACTGGACCGCGTTAGCCCTTTCTCGGCTAGGTTCAATATTGGTTCCCCGTGTAGGTGCTGTGACCAAGCCACCCTttaaccgtctctttgttaagctacccAGATGGAGGCATGTGTTCTGCAGGCCCCCGGCGCCCTGGGAAGTGCCGGCCcggctctgctgctcccccaagGGCCCTGTCCCCAGTGAGAGAAGCTCGTGGGGCTGTGATCAAAGGGGCGCGTGAGGACGGTGCTCAGTGAGGCTCCCAGCTTGGCCGATGCCCCAAGCGCTAGATCTTAGCTGAGCTGTTCTGGGGGGTTGGCTTTGAGGCCAGCCTCCCTCGGCGCTTTCCAGCTTGTCTGGCGGGGCCCACAGGGGCAGCTGGAAAAGGCAGGCTCCCCTTGTGCAAACCCTCCATGGCGTGGGCTCCAGCCCTTGGAGAGGCACCATCTCTCCTCCCGGTCTGGCCATGGCAGATGTGACCAGCCAGGCCTGTGGGCGCCGGCGTTCTTCGTGATCAGCCAGACTCCTCTCCCCGACCCGCCGGCAGAGCCATTGGTTATCGGCCGACAGGGCCCAGTGGAGGCCAGGCCCGTCTCTCCGCCTTTCAGAAGGGCGTGGTGGGGCTGCGTGTAACTGGCTCTGGTGGGGGGGGTCCCACGTGTTCTGTTGGGCCTTTTCCTGTACACAGAGGTGGTGTCTTGGGCGTGTTTAGTCAGGAAGGGTCAGCGTGACACAACCACGTCTCCCCCATGCCCGTGATGGCCGGGGCGGGTTCCACAAGGCAGAGGGCTGCCCCCTGCCACGGCGGTGGGGGCAGCATCGGGCCCCGGTGCTTCCTGGTCTGCTATTGCCACCACGTGGCCTGTGCAAACGTTTTCTCGCCCCCGTCGGATCCCGAGGCCGCGGCAGTGCGTGGCATGTGAACCCAGGGCCCGGGGATGCGGAGTGCTCTTGATGCCCACCCCTGCTGGCAGATGCCTTCTGGAATCCTGCTAACACCAGGACAAGCAAAGACAGTCCCTCCCTTCTCCACACTCCCCCTTCTCGTCCTCCCTGCCCCCGTCACTGGCGCTATGCCGAGGCCAGGGGTGATGCGAGTGTTTCCTGCGCAGGGGGCACGTGGGATTGTTAGACCCCGAGTTAAGCAGGAGAGGAAATAACATGCTTGTCAGCGCGAGTGCAGAGCACGCCGGCAGCGCGTGGTGCCGGAGGGGCGGCTGGCCAGCGGCCTGCACGGCACGCTGCAGTATTGCTGATGCCCATAATGGCAGtgggccagggggaggggctgatcCGGATCCATGTGCAGCGTAGCTTGGTCAGGCACGGACCTAGGCGAAGCGTTTCAATGCCCTGGGCTCGCCTCGTGGGAcaatcagcagggctggctctggggaaCGGGGCGGAGGTCGATCAAAGGGGAGGGGTTCCCCAGCCGCTCTGTGGGGAGGGCGCTGCTGGGAGCTGTTCCAGGACTGCGGAGAGGGGGGCCGAGACGAGCCCACCAAGTGGAACGAAGGTGCACGTGGGGGAGTCGGGGTGAGGGCTCCACCCTTCGGTGCTGAGGCTGTCCCGATCCAAGGCCCTAAGGCTGGTGTGACAGGAGAGGACCCCGAGGGCTCTCAGACCCTGCACATCTGTCCCTGTTTGATGCTGCAGCAGTGACTGGCCGATGCAAATGCTGCACTGTTGCTGAGTGATAAcctgggctggtgcctggctgCATCTTCCATACCCAGAATGGCTTCAGACCCAGCACCCAGCTactcggggcagggcagggagggggtcccGAAGGTCTGGGGAACGGAGGGGCCTGGGTCAGGAGTGACTCTCGGGAGTCAGTGCGATTCGGCCGCCAGACGAGATGATCTCAGTGGCGGGTAGCGTGCATGCAACAGCTCATCCTAGGGCCGAGTTCTGCAGCAAGCGGCACGTACGCTGGGGACGCAGGGGTGTCTTGTATGCACGTGTGGGCCTGTATCCAAGCATGCACGTACCCTACCGTAAAGACTCACGAAGACATTGAAATGTTTGATGCAAACGAGTCCAATTTTGAGTAGGTCAGCTAGGCGAGTCAGTGCCCCCTCCCGACCGTCTCTTCCCCTAGCCTGTCTCCTCTACAGCCGCCCCCAAGGCGTGGCCTTGTCCTGCTGCTCTACACCCCGCAGCTGCCTGGGCCTGAGCTTCCCTGGGGGGGGAGGTTACAGTAGTGCTGGCAGCTCTGTGGCCCCAGAGCTCTCCAGCTCCCTATGCTGCCCTGGCCAGCAGCTCCTTCTCCCCCGCATCAATCCCCGTAGAGCCCACGCGTGCCTCTTCACACGCCTCAGCACCCCAGGAGGACTTGTGACAGCAGCACCCACGTACAGAATGGGGGTGGGACTTATACAGTCCCCAGATCCTGCCAATCACAACGCGAGACCTGTGTTCAGGAGGAGCTCAACTCCTGGGGCCCTCCCCTCCTTccgtgtgtcccccacccccaggacccccacgGCTGGGCTCTTACCCTACATTCACTCGCGTCTTCTCTCCTGTGTTTCCCCTGTTGGCAGAGTCCGCCTGTGACGCTGATGCTGGGGGACGAGCGCTGCTGGCTGTCCAGGCTGACCCTGGTGTCCGGAGAAGCCGACGCCAACTCGGTGATCTACAGGAAGGGTTGGTATTACACGCGCTGTGTAGCAAGCCACCTGGCCTCTTCTCGCACCTGCCACATCCTGTCCACTGGGGACCTTTCGCGTTTAAAGGGCCAGCGTCACCCTGAAAATCAGATTTATTCCCCCCAGAAACACACTCCTTCAGAAAGTAACTGCGGCTACTGCTCATCACGTCCTGCCCGTCACTCGGCTCAGGCGGGCAAATGAGCGCCCGTCAGTTTCACGCTCCggttctggtcagtttcactggcTGGTTCCCTGCTCCAGTCCACGCCCTGTGCCTGCAGGTTGCGGCTCGCTGTGGGAGAGCTCAGTGGCAGAAAGCTGGCTGCGACTGGAACTATTGATCGGTGCTAACGCAGCCCGGCTCGCTAGGCTGTGTCCCCAGAAGCCCAGCGTGGGCAGGGAGCACGGCTCGCTGTGCCCACGACGTGGGTGTGTCGTGCCAGCCACAGGGCCGCCATCGGCGCTCGCTGACAAGTGGGCTGAGCGCGGCTGGGAGGGAAGGCtcctgggatgggagggggacaGAGCTATTCGTTCCCATCTAGTCACCGTCCCATCTCTCCCCACTGCCCTACATCAATCTCCCCCACCATCTGTATTCTCCACTCCACAGCTAGAAGTCCTGGGGCATCTGTTCCCCTGGAGAGGGGCCCTCCTGGTGGCTCCCTGGTTTGCAGGCCATTAGCGGCTGGGCAGGGAGAAATCCAGCCTAAAGTGTGAATAGGCCACTAAAATCAGCTAAGCCTCAGCACGTGCTCACACTGCCACCTCCAGGCAATTGTGGGTATTACGAGCTACTGTACAAAGGCAGCTGAAACCCTTGGCGTCTGTAAGCTCACCTCTCAACGCTCGGCAATTTGTCTTCGGCAGACGGGATCAGAGGGTAGAACTGGTTTTCCAGAGTCTGTGCTATATGCTGGGGAGGCAGCTGTTTTGTGCCTTTAAAACAATCTGGCGTTTCTCATTTGCATGTTGTTATCCAGAAGGCTTTGCAGCCCCCGGCTCCTGCTTCATGGGCTCACTGGCATTGCAGCTCTGAGCACACAGAGCCAGAGCAGCTTTAAGGGATCCCCATTCTGTcgggctcaggcagcccctgcagTCACACTTGCTAAAAGAAGCTTGCTGGGGGCATccatcctcatgcttcagggcataagtaGATCATCAGTTGGGGTCAGGAAGAAGTGTCCTCCCCTTGCATAGTGCTACACAGTGAGGTGCTATGTGTGCTGGATTTACCCTTTCCTCTGGGGCATCCACTGTGTGCTACGGTGGCCAGGTTTTCAAGGTCATTGCACCATTGATCTGTCCCTAGATGGAGAGGTTTTCTCTTTGCCCGTCCCCTCCCGGCACTGAGACAGAGGGCACGGGGGCGGGGAGATGATGCTCAGCGCCCCTGTAACCAAAGCTTTGCCTTCTAGGTGAATTGATCTGGTGCAAAACCACCCAGGCCATTGTGGAAAAGGAGCTGCTGAGTGCCTTTGTTATGGCCGAGCCACAGGGCATCCCGAACCACACTGTGAAATCGGAGCCCGGGGACTCCACCTACCCAGCCATGCTGCATGCGGACATACagcttctgccccagcaggcGGGCATGGCAGCCATCCTGGCCACAGCTGTCGTTAACAGTAAGTCAGCAGCGGCCACCGGGCAACTCTGCGGGAAACGATCCAGCCGTCCTCCGCCTGGCTCCCCGCAGACACCCGCCTGCATCACAGAATTCACCACCCCTAGAGCGATCAGGCTGGACCCTGCCCTCCAGCAATCCAGGGCAACAGATCATCCCCCAGCTTCATGCCATGAGCAGGGTCTGCTCTGGGggctgttcctagctctgccccgGGCGATGCTCCCCTGaactgggcctcagtttccctatctctaAAACCGAGTGGCACCTAGCTCCCGGGGTCGGGGGTTGAATAGGGTCTGGGCAGGTCTCTGAGGTGGAGGGAGGATAGAGAAGTGCTGCTCGTGTAAAGTAGCATTTATTTAACCCTTTCCACCAACTCCCATCGGAAGGAGCGTGTCCCGGGGAGATGCTTGGCCGTTCCCTAGACAGGCACGGGGGCGGGGGCCCTGCTGGGCCCACCCTGGCCAGGATCTGCCCTGGGCTCGAGGGAGGGGACTCGTGATCacctctgccctgctccccttGTCTAACGCGGTTTCCCCTGGCAGAGGATGTCTTCCCCTGCAAGGACTGCGGCATCTGGTACCGGAGCGAGCGGAACCTGCAGGCCCACCTCATGTACTACTGCGCCAGCCGCCAGAGCTCCAGCTCGCCCGCCGTGGACGAGAAGCCCAAGGAGACCTACCCCAACGAGCGCGTCTGCCCCTTCCCGCAGTGCAAGAAGAGCTGCCCCAGCGCCAGCTCCCTGGAGATTCACATGCGCAGTCACAGCGGTAAGGGCGAGGCCCAGGGAGGTGGCACAGGGCTCGAGGGTGTGTAGCTTCaagccaggctggggggcgggCTGGCTCGAGGGCTGGGGGCTGTGATGCTAGGGAAAGCCTTTAGCCTCCGGATCACTGGGGGCAGGATCAAAGCGCAGGTCTGCGGGCCGTGAATCCTCCTGTGCCGCCTCCTGCTTTGTTCCctagcagggagagagagagactcatgtCAACCCATCGCAGCCTGTGCTGTCATACATCCTCCCAGGCCTGTGGCTGGCGGTGGCTCTAGCCGTTcccagcccggggtggggggatgaggtgCCGTGCTGGCGTTGAATGCCACACGTCCCAGAGCCTCGTGGAGCTGGGCAGAGACCGGTCATCCCCGGTCACAGAGGATTATGCTGAGATTCGGCAATTCTCTGCAAGCCAGAATTGTCCTTCTCCCCCGGCCATGTGACTGCAGCCTCTGGTCGGGGTGAGGCCAGCCAGCCCGTGACCCCTCCACGCCCCCAGGCACAGCTTCCCTTGGCACATGGAGCCAAATGAGCAGTGAGCCCATTGCATCCtccaggggcagggtggggctgccccACTGGGGAGCTGTCAATCATCTCTCTGGCAGTGCCCCACCACTGCACTGCCGTGCGTCCATCTTTAACACTGGGACCTCCCAGTCGTCCCCCTCAAAGCCCTGAGACCCGCATGCCCGCAGTGCCCCCGCTCCCATTAGCTCTGTGGCCGAGGGGGGCTGCACTGCACTGGGGTCTCGCTGCCGGGCATCCCGGGGGCCTGGGCACGCAGGCTCTGatgggggtgggagcagcacCTGTTCTCACACCCGTCCCTCTGCCTTTCAGGAGAGAGGCCGTTCGTGTGCCTGATCTGCCTCTCCGCCTTCACCACGAAAGCCAACTGTGAGCGTCACCTGAAGGTGCACACGGACACTCTGAACGGTGGGTCCCTCGGCTGGGCTCTGGGTCGCCGTGTCCCCTGTGGCTGGCTCGCCACGCAGCAGGGAGTTGCACGCTGAGGCTCTGCTTAACGAcgggctggggaaggagaagcagctgggagcccagcttgGGGGGATCAGGGCGTCAGACCGGGACTCTCCCCAGCTGGAAATACGAACAGCGCAgttcccctgccccagagctctcGCAGTGCTGAGTGGGAGTGGGGATGTCTACGCTGCCAGCTCGGAGCCACGGCTGGGAGCCTGGGTACTTGCTCAGGCGGCTGGCCTAGGCGGCTGTGCCTTCACTGCTGCTGGGACCTGAGCTAGCTCGCCCCAAGCTGGCAGCACGCCGCCATCACGCCCCTTAGCTGCAGCACGGCCAGAGCCCTGTGCGACTGCTGGGAAGCTCGCCGGCAGCGATGGCCTTCACAGCTCTTCCTCTCCTGTCGTTGTTCCTGTGACTGCAGGAGTCTGCCACAGCTGCGGCTTTATTTCCACCACCCGGGACATCCTGTACAGCCACTTGGTAACCAACCACATGATCTGCCAGCCAGGCTCCAAGGGCGAGGTGTATTCTCCTGGGCCCGGGCTCCCAGCCGCCAAGCCACTGGCGCCAGGTGAGTCCCCTCTTGTGCCAGGCCCGGCGTGTCCAAGGGTGGCAGAGCTGGCCTTAGTCTGCCAGGCATGGGGAGCCCAGAGGCGCTGAGGGGCATCATTGCCGATGTTAAACTGCCTGGCCCATAGCCAGTCAgttcccccgccctgccccaactcGTCTGCCTGTGTCAATTGTACCCAGAGCCGCTGGAGCTCCTGGCTTGGgctgggcttccccggctggaATTGCCTCGTGCCAGTGGGGACAAAGGGCTGGCCCCAAACTGGATCGAAATGATCTGTGATCACCCGCATGGCGGGGGTTGTTTGTGCAGAACCCCTCGGAAATTGAAACTGACGAGCGAAGCAAACGATCAGCACCAGGGGCCCTGGGAAATGGCCCGGCCCTTCCCTAGTGATTCCCTACAGAGGCTTCCAGGGGACAGGAGAGCTGGGTCTGGGGTCTCAGCTGCCAGGCGGATTTAACCCCCgggctgactcaggctcgcagggcacctaccctgcccctgccctgccccccaggcccatgGGAACTCTGGCACCCTGGGGCAGAGttggccctggggcagggcagacgTTTGCCATCCAGAGAGGCATGTCCTGTAGGCCCCCAGCTTGTGCCCCTCGCCAGGCAGCACTGTCCACTCCAGGCCCCCGGCCAGTGGGGTTGGGTCACTGAGCGCCCTGCACTCGCTCCAGATGGGATCCagcagggtgggagggaaaggggtgagggaggagaatCTCCCGGCCCTAAGAAACACTGCCACATGGGCTGGGCCTGTGGTTCCTGCCCACTGAGGGGGCTTgggtggggcacggggcctgTTCAGCCCCCACAGTTCACAGGAGTCACACACTgatccccccattccctccccgcTGACAGGTACGAGCCAGCCGAGCGGGACccccatcctgaagtgcagcctCTGCGGCTCCGTGGCCGACAGCCTGGCCAGCCTCCGGCAGCACGTGGTACTGCATGGCCCGCCGCCCGCTGTCTTCGGAGGGGCAGAGCCCACATCGGCCCTGGCACAGCCGGAGTCCCCTGCCAACCCCCAGGCGGTGAAGCCGTCCCTGGCGGACGAGGTGGAGAACGGCGAGGCCAGGCCCCCCCAGGCAGAAGGCTGCCCCTCAGCCTCGTCTTCCTCAGGTGAGGTGGCACCACCCCTCAGGATCAAGGAGGAGCCCACGGACAGCCCCGGAGGGGAGGGTGAGGTGGCCAAAGGCACCCCCCCGGCAGAgccggctgccagccccaggtCGGAGCCGGAAGCCTCCTCTAGGGCCTCGTCCCCGCGCAGCCTGCACTCGGTGAAGGTGAAGTCGGAGATCGCCAGCCCCACGCCGGGGTCTAGCCCGGTGCCCAGCGAGCCGGGGGTGGGCACAGCCGGCGGCACCGTCTTCCTGCCCCAGTACGTGTTCGGCCACGAGGCCACGGTCGTGCCCCAGGCCTCCGAGATCCTGGCCAAGATGTCCGAACTGGTGCACAGCCGGCTCAAGCAGGGGCACGGCACGGTGCCCCCGGCCCTCTACCCCAGCACCCCGGTGCCCAAGGGCGCCACCTGCTTCGAGTGCGAGATCACCTTCAACAACATCAACAACTACTACGTGCACAAGCGCCTCTACTGCTCCAGCCGCCACCTGGCCGAGGACAGCCCGCCCGGCGCCCGCAAGGCCAAAGCCCCGCCCGCCACCCCCAAGGGCCCGGCCACGCCCGGGGCTCTGCTCTCACCCCAGCCGCCCGCGGCCGTCGAAGGCCAGGGGCCGCCCTCGCAGGAAGGGGAGGCTGAGAGGGACGCCAGCCCGCCTGCCCCTGCCGCAGAGGCCAAGCCGGAGATCAAGGTGGAGGAGGGCGGTGCCAAGGCAGGCTCCCCCGAGGCGGATGGGGCCGGCCGGGCCAGCGaggacagccagagccccagcagcTCGGTGGATGACGCGGACGACGACCCCAGCAAGACGGTGTGCGAGGCGTGCAACATCCGCTTCAGCCGCCACGAGACCTACATGGTGCACAAGCGCTTCTACTGCGCCTCGCGCCACGACCCGCCCCTGCGCCGGCCCAACGCCCCCAAGGTGCCCTTCCTGCACCAGCCCGTCCGCACCCGCAAGCGCCGCAAGCTCTACGAAATCCACGGCgccgccagccctgccctgggaccggcccaccaccTGGTTGAGCAGCTGGCAGGGGGCCTGGCCGGCGCCGCAGACCCGCTGGCAGGGGGCACCCGACCCGAGGTCCCTCCCATGCTGTCGGCTCTCATCTCTGTGGCTAAGGTCCATagcaccgccccctcccccagctccagccccgatGCCGACGGCCCCATTGACTTGAGCAAGAAGCCCCGGCTGCAGGGCGAGGTGCTGCCCGCCTCACTGCCGCCCCTGGCGGACTACCACGAGTGCACGGCCTGCCGCATCAGCTTCAACAGCCTGGACAGCTACCTGGCCCACAAGAAGTACTACTGCCCCGCCGTGCCCCTCCAGGCCGGCAccctgcagcagctgcaccagATCAAGGGGCCCGCGCCCCCCCCCTCGAAAGGCCGGGGCAGTGGTGCCCCTGAGAGCCCGGACGTGCCGGGCGAGGAGCCCGACGGGGTGCGGGTCAAGGTGGAGAAGGCGGTGCTGTCGGCGAGCCCCGGGGCCCTGGTGGCCAAACCCCTGGCCCTGCCAGCCACGTACCCCTGTGCCTCCGGCGTGGACTCCCTGCAGCGCTACACCAGCCCCAAAGCCCTCCCCCTCCTGGGGGCCAAGGTCCCGCTGGCCGGCTGCCCCTACTGCCCACTCAATGGGGCCGTCAAGGGAGACCTGCTCGAGCACTTCCGTAACGCCCACGGGCTCCTCGGAGCCGGCCCCGGACTGCCAGAGGCCGTGCTCCAAGCTGCCGCCAGGACACCGGCCGGCTGCGCTCCGGAGAGCAGCCTGCCTCCCCTGCCCGcggcctccccaccccagcccctcgcCAGGCTCCGCAAGGACAGCTTCAACGGCAAGGAGCCCGCCGCTTCCTCGGCCTCCAacggcagccccctgcccgcaggctccccccggcccagcctgcccgTCTCGCCCGCCGCCCCTTTGAACGTGTCACCGGTGCCTGAGGCTCTGAGGGAGCCTGGGCTCACGCCCGGCTACACGGACAAGAGCGTGCAGACGGCGCCCAGcaaggccctgctcagccccgtcCCCAACGGCAACCACAGATACTGTCGCCTCTGCAACATCAAGTTCAGCAGCCTGTCCACCTTCATCGCCCACAAGAAGTATTACTGCTCCTCCCACGCCGCCGAGCACGTCAagtgaccctgccccaccccagctcacgcCCCGCGGCGCTGGCTCCGGCCCGGCGACGGATTCGAAAGCGGGACTCGCCCCAAGCCAGGGCCCTGCGGGAGGCTggaacggggggcgggggggcggctcTTCTGAAAGTGTCCACTGAGGCCGAGAGAGGGACACACCCAGCCTGCGCTGGACCCATGCCCATGGCTACATGCTGCCCCCCTGTATGTTACACaagctggagggagggagtgttCCCTGCTACCGCATTCTGGGTTGTGTATGTCTAAAGGCAGCCCCCCCTCGCCCACCTTCTCCCCGACACACCTGCCCACTGCAGGGGTCTCGTTCTGACTCGGTGCTGGTTCTGCAGCATGGgctgcctccctgctccccagcgctgGTCGAGGCGATTTTTCTAGGTTTGGGGGCAAATTTGCAGAAATTCgattctctccttccctctcccaggCCTCGCTCCAGCCTCTCACAATCAGCCTCCGACAGGCGCTTTGGCACTTTGGTTtggaggtggggaaactgaggcacggctcCTCTGCCCAGGTCATGCAGGAAGTTGGTAGAGAGCCcagctcccctgactcccagccctgcgctGAGCCCCCCTGGGCCAGGCCGGCTCGTAAACAGCCTGTTGGAATAGCAGGGGGTGTTGGCAGCACAGGCCGAAGGGGCTTGAGCAGAAAACCCTTCGCCAGCTTGTGTCCCTGGGGCCCAGAAATCCTTTAGGGGAGCACCAGCCTCATTCTCCCCTTGGCCAACCCCTTGGCCGCTGGCTGAGAGCCTTGCACTGGCATAGGCAGCTCAGGGAGGCTGCCTGGCACCCTTAGCCCAGCACTGGGCACCCCTGGGTGCCAACTTCTTCTGCATCCACCTGAATGCCTCTACCGGTGCCCAGTTGCTCACCCAGTCGGTGCAGCCTCGGGACCCGGGCTGTGCCCCTGGGCACGGGGGCAGTTCTAGGGCACGTCCCCTTTCGCGGTGCGGCCCCAGTGGAGTTGGTGGAAGCTGGGCCCGGGCAGCGCTGTGCCCTAGGATGGGGCTGGAGGTATTGGTGGCTCTTCGCTCTTGCTGGGGCGAGGGCAGGCTGGTGAGGGCGCTAGGTTGGTTTCTCAGAGCTAGCAGGAGAGACCAGGAGTCTGGGCAAATATCCCCCGTCCCCACCTGTCTGCAGACTCCCTCCCTTCTGTAAGGGGCTGCCCCCTGCACAGCACAGCCATAGCAGTGATGCCTGGATTCTCCTTTCTGGGGGCCCGGGCAAGGctcacagacccctccccccccgaggcCCAGGCCCCATTCTTCTTTGGAGCCACCCTCTGGGTCTTTTCTCCAGAGCTCCCTGCGTCGTGTgtgccccctcccatcccccatcgAGCCTgtgccggggcggggcgggggagtgaAACCGACGGGGACTGGAACAAGAAACAAGACAGCACTGAAGATGAGACTGAAGCCTACACGTGTGTGTATAAGCATGTACATAAATAAATCTGTCTAATGAAGCTGTGTCCCCCCGTGTGTGTCCAGAGGGGCTCGCACAGCATGCTCCTGGGCCGTGCGCGTTGCCGGAATCCTTTGCTGCCTGAGCCACAG
Encoded here:
- the ZFPM1 gene encoding zinc finger protein ZFPM1 isoform X3; this translates as MRAGCLPPSRVATDLPPSEQPEEGPGTLTAEQCPGGNRATPGRSNVPLGRWRKVTTSRRRRIAKLRERVQHQPKMDLQSVMPQALLAVKKQSPKKPRKVRRSQKRRSLEKIRRSRTHGLGQSPPVTLMLGDERCWLSRLTLVSGEADANSVIYRKGELIWCKTTQAIVEKELLSAFVMAEPQGIPNHTVKSEPGDSTYPAMLHADIQLLPQQAGMAAILATAVVNKDVFPCKDCGIWYRSERNLQAHLMYYCASRQSSSSPAVDEKPKETYPNERVCPFPQCKKSCPSASSLEIHMRSHSGERPFVCLICLSAFTTKANCERHLKVHTDTLNGVCHSCGFISTTRDILYSHLVTNHMICQPGSKGEVYSPGPGLPAAKPLAPGTSQPSGTPILKCSLCGSVADSLASLRQHVVLHGPPPAVFGGAEPTSALAQPESPANPQAVKPSLADEVENGEARPPQAEGCPSASSSSGEVAPPLRIKEEPTDSPGGEGEVAKGTPPAEPAASPRSEPEASSRASSPRSLHSVKVKSEIASPTPGSSPVPSEPGVGTAGGTVFLPQYVFGHEATVVPQASEILAKMSELVHSRLKQGHGTVPPALYPSTPVPKGATCFECEITFNNINNYYVHKRLYCSSRHLAEDSPPGARKAKAPPATPKGPATPGALLSPQPPAAVEGQGPPSQEGEAERDASPPAPAAEAKPEIKVEEGGAKAGSPEADGAGRASEDSQSPSSSVDDADDDPSKTVCEACNIRFSRHETYMVHKRFYCASRHDPPLRRPNAPKVPFLHQPVRTRKRRKLYEIHGAASPALGPAHHLVEQLAGGLAGAADPLAGGTRPEVPPMLSALISVAKVHSTAPSPSSSPDADGPIDLSKKPRLQGEVLPASLPPLADYHECTACRISFNSLDSYLAHKKYYCPAVPLQAGTLQQLHQIKGPAPPPSKGRGSGAPESPDVPGEEPDGVRVKVEKAVLSASPGALVAKPLALPATYPCASGVDSLQRYTSPKALPLLGAKVPLAGCPYCPLNGAVKGDLLEHFRNAHGLLGAGPGLPEAVLQAAARTPAGCAPESSLPPLPAASPPQPLARLRKDSFNGKEPAASSASNGSPLPAGSPRPSLPVSPAAPLNVSPVPEALREPGLTPGYTDKSVQTAPSKALLSPVPNGNHRYCRLCNIKFSSLSTFIAHKKYYCSSHAAEHVK
- the ZFPM1 gene encoding zinc finger protein ZFPM1 isoform X5 — protein: MEEGDDVPAEENSQAEREGAASAQNGSAECDASSPAGGEEAESKEASESPKESKKEEPGENPQEPNPWTGPDELELVTVEGESRVRARRSLPEGLSWGPYPGNIHSEPASPGQSETSPPVTLMLGDERCWLSRLTLVSGEADANSVIYRKGELIWCKTTQAIVEKELLSAFVMAEPQGIPNHTVKSEPGDSTYPAMLHADIQLLPQQAGMAAILATAVVNKDVFPCKDCGIWYRSERNLQAHLMYYCASRQSSSSPAVDEKPKETYPNERVCPFPQCKKSCPSASSLEIHMRSHSGERPFVCLICLSAFTTKANCERHLKVHTDTLNGVCHSCGFISTTRDILYSHLVTNHMICQPGSKGEVYSPGPGLPAAKPLAPGTSQPSGTPILKCSLCGSVADSLASLRQHVVLHGPPPAVFGGAEPTSALAQPESPANPQAVKPSLADEVENGEARPPQAEGCPSASSSSGEVAPPLRIKEEPTDSPGGEGEVAKGTPPAEPAASPRSEPEASSRASSPRSLHSVKVKSEIASPTPGSSPVPSEPGVGTAGGTVFLPQYVFGHEATVVPQASEILAKMSELVHSRLKQGHGTVPPALYPSTPVPKGATCFECEITFNNINNYYVHKRLYCSSRHLAEDSPPGARKAKAPPATPKGPATPGALLSPQPPAAVEGQGPPSQEGEAERDASPPAPAAEAKPEIKVEEGGAKAGSPEADGAGRASEDSQSPSSSVDDADDDPSKTVCEACNIRFSRHETYMVHKRFYCASRHDPPLRRPNAPKVPFLHQPVRTRKRRKLYEIHGAASPALGPAHHLVEQLAGGLAGAADPLAGGTRPEVPPMLSALISVAKVHSTAPSPSSSPDADGPIDLSKKPRLQGEVLPASLPPLADYHECTACRISFNSLDSYLAHKKYYCPAVPLQAGTLQQLHQIKGPAPPPSKGRGSGAPESPDVPGEEPDGVRVKVEKAVLSASPGALVAKPLALPATYPCASGVDSLQRYTSPKALPLLGAKVPLAGCPYCPLNGAVKGDLLEHFRNAHGLLGAGPGLPEAVLQAAARTPAGCAPESSLPPLPAASPPQPLARLRKDSFNGKEPAASSASNGSPLPAGSPRPSLPVSPAAPLNVSPVPEALREPGLTPGYTDKSVQTAPSKALLSPVPNGNHRYCRLCNIKFSSLSTFIAHKKYYCSSHAAEHVK
- the ZFPM1 gene encoding zinc finger protein ZFPM1 isoform X1, which encodes MSRRKQSNPRQIKRSFGEMEEGDDVPAEENSQAEREGAASAQNGSAECDASSPAGGEEAESKEASESPKESKKEEPGENPQEPNPWTGPDELELVTVEGESRVRARRSLPEGLSWGPYPGNIHSEPASPGQSETSPPVTLMLGDERCWLSRLTLVSGEADANSVIYRKGELIWCKTTQAIVEKELLSAFVMAEPQGIPNHTVKSEPGDSTYPAMLHADIQLLPQQAGMAAILATAVVNKDVFPCKDCGIWYRSERNLQAHLMYYCASRQSSSSPAVDEKPKETYPNERVCPFPQCKKSCPSASSLEIHMRSHSGERPFVCLICLSAFTTKANCERHLKVHTDTLNGVCHSCGFISTTRDILYSHLVTNHMICQPGSKGEVYSPGPGLPAAKPLAPGTSQPSGTPILKCSLCGSVADSLASLRQHVVLHGPPPAVFGGAEPTSALAQPESPANPQAVKPSLADEVENGEARPPQAEGCPSASSSSGEVAPPLRIKEEPTDSPGGEGEVAKGTPPAEPAASPRSEPEASSRASSPRSLHSVKVKSEIASPTPGSSPVPSEPGVGTAGGTVFLPQYVFGHEATVVPQASEILAKMSELVHSRLKQGHGTVPPALYPSTPVPKGATCFECEITFNNINNYYVHKRLYCSSRHLAEDSPPGARKAKAPPATPKGPATPGALLSPQPPAAVEGQGPPSQEGEAERDASPPAPAAEAKPEIKVEEGGAKAGSPEADGAGRASEDSQSPSSSVDDADDDPSKTVCEACNIRFSRHETYMVHKRFYCASRHDPPLRRPNAPKVPFLHQPVRTRKRRKLYEIHGAASPALGPAHHLVEQLAGGLAGAADPLAGGTRPEVPPMLSALISVAKVHSTAPSPSSSPDADGPIDLSKKPRLQGEVLPASLPPLADYHECTACRISFNSLDSYLAHKKYYCPAVPLQAGTLQQLHQIKGPAPPPSKGRGSGAPESPDVPGEEPDGVRVKVEKAVLSASPGALVAKPLALPATYPCASGVDSLQRYTSPKALPLLGAKVPLAGCPYCPLNGAVKGDLLEHFRNAHGLLGAGPGLPEAVLQAAARTPAGCAPESSLPPLPAASPPQPLARLRKDSFNGKEPAASSASNGSPLPAGSPRPSLPVSPAAPLNVSPVPEALREPGLTPGYTDKSVQTAPSKALLSPVPNGNHRYCRLCNIKFSSLSTFIAHKKYYCSSHAAEHVK